A genomic region of Sphingobium sp. HWE2-09 contains the following coding sequences:
- a CDS encoding helix-turn-helix domain-containing protein, with amino-acid sequence MAKDRPVYMGPRLRRLRRDLGLTQADMAADLDISASYVALLERNQRPLTADMLLRLARTYKLDMAEVAGDGGAEQTARLQAVLKDPMFADIDLPMLATDDVAVNYPGITEALLRLYTSYREEHLALADRGAGAQLTEDAADPVAESRRFLAARRNSFPLLDDAAEKLAVEAEAEGGLPAWLKAHHNLRIRRLPSDIMAGSMRRLDRHRDAVLLDDTLDGASSTFQLALQIAYLDMRKLFDTILNDGQFSGASGRSLARRALASYAAAAILMPYTAFAKAVEARRYDVEALARQFGTSFEQTAHRLTTLQKPGQERVPFFFLRVDPAGNVSKRLDGAGFPFARHGGSCPLWSVHRVFETPRAVVTQWLELPDGQRFFSIARTVTAGGGGWGAPRVDRAIALCCAADHAHRLIYTQDAPPPEPTPIGVTCRLCHRSQCMARSAPPIGRDMLPDDYRGTRAPFGFGDG; translated from the coding sequence ATGGCGAAGGATCGCCCGGTTTATATGGGACCGCGCTTGCGGCGGTTGCGGCGCGACCTGGGCCTGACGCAGGCGGACATGGCTGCCGACCTCGACATTTCCGCCTCCTATGTCGCGCTGCTGGAACGCAACCAGCGACCGCTGACCGCCGACATGCTGCTGCGCCTAGCCCGCACCTACAAGCTCGACATGGCGGAGGTCGCAGGCGACGGCGGGGCGGAGCAGACCGCGCGGTTGCAGGCAGTGCTCAAAGACCCGATGTTCGCCGACATCGACCTGCCGATGCTCGCCACCGACGACGTCGCAGTCAATTATCCCGGCATCACCGAAGCGCTGCTGCGCCTCTACACCAGCTATCGCGAGGAGCATCTGGCGCTGGCGGATCGCGGCGCAGGCGCGCAGCTGACCGAGGACGCCGCCGATCCCGTCGCTGAATCCCGCCGCTTCCTCGCCGCCCGGCGCAACAGCTTCCCGCTGCTGGACGATGCTGCGGAGAAACTCGCGGTCGAAGCCGAGGCCGAAGGCGGCCTGCCCGCCTGGCTCAAGGCGCACCACAATCTGCGCATCCGCCGCCTGCCCTCCGATATCATGGCCGGGTCGATGCGCCGCCTCGACCGCCATCGCGACGCGGTGCTGCTGGATGACACCCTGGACGGCGCGAGTTCCACCTTTCAGCTGGCGCTCCAGATCGCCTATCTCGACATGCGCAAGCTGTTCGACACGATCCTGAACGACGGCCAGTTCAGCGGCGCGAGCGGCCGCAGCCTCGCCCGCCGCGCGCTTGCCAGCTATGCCGCGGCCGCGATCCTGATGCCCTACACCGCCTTCGCCAAGGCGGTCGAAGCACGCCGCTATGATGTCGAAGCCCTCGCCCGCCAGTTCGGCACCAGCTTCGAACAGACCGCCCATCGCCTCACCACCCTGCAAAAGCCGGGGCAGGAACGCGTCCCCTTCTTCTTCCTGCGCGTCGATCCGGCGGGCAATGTGTCGAAACGCCTCGACGGCGCGGGCTTTCCTTTCGCGCGCCATGGCGGCTCCTGCCCGCTCTGGTCGGTGCATCGCGTGTTCGAAACCCCGCGCGCAGTGGTGACGCAATGGCTGGAACTGCCCGACGGCCAGCGCTTCTTCTCGATCGCGCGCACGGTAACGGCGGGCGGCGGCGGCTGGGGCGCGCCACGGGTGGACCGCGCCATCGCCCTGTGCTGCGCCGCCGACCACGCCCATCGGCTGATCTACACGCAGGACGCGCCGCCGCCCGAACCGACCCCGATCGGCGTCACCTGCCGCCTGTGCCATCGCAGCCAATGCATGGCCCGCTCCGCCCCGCCGATCGGTCGCGACATGCTGCCCGACGATTATCGCGGCACGCGCGCGCCGTTCGGATTTGGCGATGGGTAA
- a CDS encoding isocitrate lyase — protein sequence MTYQSDIAKADDLIAAQANWGGIAAESVARMRTQNRFHTGLDIARYTAKIMRADMAAYDADPARYTQSLGCWHGFIGQQKMIAIKKHFGTTKGKYLYLSGWMIAALRSEFGPLPDQSMHEKSSVPALIEELYTFLKQADARELGMLFRDLDKARETGNAVEAQRLTHAIDHYDTHVVPIIADIDAGFGNAEATYLLAKKMIEAGACALQIENQVSDEKQCGHQDGKVTVPHEDFLAKVRACRYAFLELGVDDGIIVTRTDSLGAGLTKQIAVSKAPGDIGDQYNSFLDCEEIDPATARNGDVILNRDGKLLRPKRLPSNLFQFREGTGADRCVLDCITSLQNGADLLWIETEKPHIEQIASMVDRIREVVPNAKLVYNNSPSFNWTLNFRQQVYDAWVEAGRDVSAYDRAKLMSVDYDDSDLGREADDRIRTFQKDAAARAGIFHHLITLPTYHTAALSTDNLAKDYFGEAGMLGYVEGVQRKEIRQGIACVKHQNMSGSDIGDDHKDYFAGEAALKAGGAHNTMNQFAA from the coding sequence ATGACCTATCAAAGTGACATCGCCAAGGCCGACGACCTGATCGCCGCGCAAGCCAATTGGGGCGGCATCGCCGCCGAATCGGTGGCCCGGATGCGGACCCAGAACCGCTTTCACACCGGCCTCGACATCGCCCGCTATACCGCCAAGATCATGCGCGCCGACATGGCCGCCTATGATGCCGACCCCGCCCGCTACACCCAGTCGCTGGGCTGCTGGCACGGTTTTATCGGCCAGCAGAAGATGATCGCGATCAAGAAGCATTTCGGCACGACCAAGGGCAAATATCTCTATCTGTCCGGCTGGATGATCGCGGCGCTGCGCAGCGAGTTCGGGCCGCTGCCCGATCAGTCGATGCATGAGAAGAGCAGTGTTCCAGCGCTGATCGAGGAACTCTATACGTTCCTCAAGCAGGCCGATGCCCGCGAACTGGGGATGCTGTTCCGCGATCTTGATAAGGCGCGCGAAACCGGCAACGCCGTCGAGGCGCAGCGGCTGACGCACGCGATCGACCATTATGACACCCATGTCGTGCCGATCATCGCGGATATCGACGCGGGCTTCGGCAATGCGGAAGCGACCTATCTGCTCGCCAAGAAGATGATCGAGGCGGGGGCGTGCGCGCTCCAGATCGAGAACCAGGTTTCGGACGAAAAGCAATGCGGGCATCAGGACGGCAAGGTCACGGTGCCGCATGAGGACTTTCTGGCGAAGGTCCGGGCGTGCCGCTACGCCTTTCTGGAACTGGGCGTCGATGACGGGATCATCGTCACGCGCACGGACTCGCTGGGCGCGGGCCTCACCAAGCAGATTGCGGTCAGCAAGGCGCCGGGCGATATCGGCGACCAATATAACAGCTTCCTCGATTGCGAGGAGATCGACCCGGCGACGGCGAGGAATGGCGACGTCATCCTGAACCGGGACGGCAAGCTGCTGCGCCCCAAGCGGTTGCCGAGCAACCTGTTCCAGTTCCGCGAAGGCACCGGCGCGGATCGTTGCGTCCTCGATTGCATCACCTCGTTGCAAAATGGCGCGGACCTGCTGTGGATCGAGACGGAAAAGCCGCATATCGAGCAGATTGCCTCGATGGTCGATCGTATCCGGGAGGTCGTGCCCAATGCCAAGCTGGTTTATAATAATTCGCCCAGCTTCAACTGGACGCTGAACTTCCGCCAGCAGGTTTATGATGCCTGGGTCGAGGCGGGCCGGGATGTCAGCGCCTATGACCGGGCGAAGCTGATGAGCGTCGATTACGACGATAGCGATCTGGGCCGCGAGGCTGACGACCGCATCCGCACCTTCCAGAAGGACGCGGCGGCGCGGGCGGGGATATTCCACCACCTCATCACCCTGCCGACCTATCATACCGCGGCGCTCAGTACCGATAATCTGGCGAAGGACTATTTCGGCGAGGCCGGGATGCTGGGCTATGTCGAAGGCGTGCAGCGCAAGGAAATCCGCCAGGGCATCGCCTGCGTGAAGCACCAGAATATGTCCGGTAGCGACATCGGCGACGATCATAAGGATTATTTTGCCGGGGAAGCCGCGCTGAAGGCGGGCGGCGCGCACAATACGATGAATCAGTTTGCGGCCTGA
- a CDS encoding right-handed parallel beta-helix repeat-containing protein yields the protein MRILTTTLLLSAAITATAFAQGGGAPFTVTETGRAYAQLGDAIAAIGDGRGTVVVAPGTYRQCAVQQGGDVTIRAAKPGTAIFDGVPCEGKGAFVLRGRSSTVDGIIFQNIRVPDGNGAGIRLENGNLTVRNSLFRNSEEGILTGDYDGGQVVIDKSTFRKLGRCDRDLDCAHGIYIGRLANLTVTNSRFDQGDGGHYLKTRTAHVTITGNSFDDSAGHLTNYMIDLSNGAGGIISGNEMVQGKDKDNWSAFITVAPEGREHSSGGLVVEGNKAGFVPGLARDSAFVANFTNDPVRIGANQLAPSMKIKDRR from the coding sequence ATGCGCATCCTGACCACGACTCTGCTGCTGTCGGCAGCCATCACCGCCACCGCCTTTGCCCAGGGCGGCGGCGCGCCCTTCACCGTGACCGAAACCGGGCGCGCCTATGCGCAACTGGGCGACGCGATCGCGGCGATCGGCGACGGGCGCGGGACGGTGGTGGTGGCGCCGGGCACCTATCGCCAATGCGCGGTGCAGCAGGGCGGCGACGTCACCATCCGCGCGGCGAAGCCCGGCACCGCGATCTTCGACGGGGTGCCGTGCGAGGGCAAGGGCGCCTTCGTCCTGCGCGGCCGGTCCAGCACGGTCGATGGCATCATCTTCCAGAATATTCGCGTGCCCGATGGCAATGGCGCGGGCATCCGCCTGGAAAACGGCAACCTCACTGTGCGCAACAGCCTGTTCCGCAACAGCGAGGAAGGCATTTTGACCGGCGACTATGATGGCGGACAGGTCGTCATCGACAAATCGACCTTTCGCAAGCTGGGCCGTTGCGACCGCGATCTGGATTGCGCGCACGGCATCTATATCGGGCGGCTCGCCAACCTGACCGTCACCAACAGCCGGTTCGACCAGGGCGATGGCGGCCATTATCTCAAAACCCGCACGGCGCACGTCACCATCACCGGCAACAGTTTCGACGACAGCGCCGGGCATCTGACCAACTATATGATCGACCTGTCGAACGGCGCGGGCGGCATCATCAGCGGGAACGAGATGGTGCAGGGCAAGGACAAGGATAATTGGTCCGCCTTCATCACGGTCGCGCCCGAAGGCCGCGAACATAGCAGCGGCGGCCTGGTGGTTGAGGGCAACAAGGCCGGTTTCGTGCCGGGGCTGGCGCGCGATTCGGCCTTCGTCGCCAATTTCACCAACGATCCGGTGCGCATCGGCGCCAACCAGCTGGCGCCCAGCATGAAGATCAAGGACCGGCGCTGA
- a CDS encoding glutathione S-transferase family protein: MSYTLITANRNYSSWSLRPWVLMTALGIAFDDRIEPFASATNYAAFRSFSPTGQVPALIDGDRTVWDSLGIILYLADRHPGVWPTDEAARAFAQCAVAEMHSGFTALRNDCTMNVGVRVEPHMHSPALGRDIARLRELWEEGLNRFGGPFLAGDGFTAIDAFYAPVAFRVRTYGLDVGRQAQDWVDHMLAHPAMLQWEKAALGETWREESHEAEVGAAGRILEDYRAI; this comes from the coding sequence ATGTCCTACACGCTCATCACCGCCAATCGTAATTATAGCAGCTGGTCGTTGCGCCCCTGGGTGCTGATGACGGCGCTGGGCATTGCGTTCGACGACCGGATCGAACCCTTTGCGTCCGCGACCAACTATGCCGCCTTCCGCAGCTTTTCGCCCACCGGCCAAGTGCCCGCGCTGATCGATGGGGATCGCACCGTCTGGGATTCGCTCGGCATCATCCTGTATCTGGCCGATCGCCATCCTGGCGTCTGGCCGACGGACGAGGCGGCGCGCGCCTTTGCGCAATGCGCGGTCGCCGAAATGCACAGCGGGTTCACGGCCCTGCGCAACGATTGCACCATGAATGTCGGCGTCCGCGTCGAGCCGCATATGCATTCGCCCGCTTTGGGCCGCGACATCGCGCGGCTGCGCGAATTGTGGGAGGAGGGGCTGAACCGGTTCGGCGGGCCTTTCCTGGCCGGGGACGGCTTTACCGCGATCGATGCCTTTTATGCGCCGGTCGCCTTTCGCGTGCGCACCTATGGGCTGGATGTCGGGCGGCAGGCGCAGGACTGGGTCGATCATATGCTGGCGCATCCGGCGATGCTGCAATGGGAGAAGGCGGCGCTGGGCGAGACATGGCGCGAGGAAAGCCACGAGGCGGAGGTGGGCGCGGCCGGTCGCATATTGGAAGATTATCGCGCGATCTGA
- a CDS encoding DUF885 domain-containing protein produces the protein MNRRQFLATSGASALAAATPSTLAQTGSADTRFRAMLDDFFYGRLAESPEQATRLGLDTGARAALRGKLSDTSAAGAARALAQTKAQAKQLASVDRTALSPASQLDYDVVAYQLDRTVGGERFGYGETAGRYAPYILSQLTGSYREVPDFLDSQHRVKDAADADAYLARLEAFPIAMDGELARQKADEAKGVFAPDYILDTTMKMQASLRDQTPAQTVLVASFVKKLAAAGLPPERATQAEKIVAEKIFPAVDRQRALVQQLRAKASHDAGCWRLPDGDAFYAAAAEAATTTRLTGDEIHQLGLAQVAEISARIDTILKGEGMSQGSVGDRLVALNKRPDQLFPNTDPGREALLAQLNSQIVAMQKRLPDAFNTVPKAPVEVRRVPVTIQAGAPGGYYQNASLDGSRPAIYFINLRDTFDRPKFGLATLTHHEAVPGHHLQVTVALESDSIPMIRRRGFYSGYSEGWALYSEQLADEMGMYDGDPLGQVGYLQSLLFRATRLVVDSGMHAKRWSREKATDYLIATTGIARGRSQGEIDRYTVWPGQACSYKIGHTVWTQLRDEVKAKQGAKFDLKAFHEVLTLGAMPLDILKQTVRQRMGIA, from the coding sequence GTGAACCGACGCCAATTTCTCGCCACCAGCGGCGCCTCCGCCCTCGCCGCCGCCACGCCCAGCACCCTGGCCCAGACGGGCAGCGCCGACACACGTTTCCGCGCGATGCTGGACGATTTCTTCTACGGCCGCCTGGCCGAATCCCCGGAACAGGCGACACGCCTTGGCCTCGACACCGGCGCGCGGGCGGCGTTGCGTGGCAAGCTGTCCGACACCAGCGCGGCGGGCGCGGCGCGCGCGCTGGCCCAGACCAAGGCGCAGGCAAAGCAACTCGCCAGCGTCGATCGCACCGCACTAAGCCCTGCCAGCCAGCTGGACTATGACGTCGTCGCCTATCAGCTGGACCGCACCGTGGGCGGCGAACGCTTCGGCTATGGCGAAACGGCGGGCCGCTACGCGCCCTATATCCTGAGCCAACTGACCGGCAGCTATCGCGAAGTGCCCGACTTCCTCGATTCGCAGCATCGGGTGAAGGATGCCGCCGACGCCGACGCCTATCTGGCGCGGCTGGAAGCCTTTCCCATCGCAATGGACGGCGAACTGGCCCGGCAAAAGGCCGATGAGGCCAAAGGCGTGTTCGCACCCGACTATATTCTCGACACGACCATGAAGATGCAGGCCTCCCTGCGCGACCAGACGCCCGCGCAGACCGTGCTCGTCGCGTCCTTCGTCAAGAAACTCGCCGCCGCAGGCCTGCCGCCCGAGCGCGCCACACAGGCGGAAAAGATCGTCGCGGAGAAAATCTTCCCCGCCGTCGATCGCCAACGCGCACTGGTGCAGCAATTGCGGGCGAAGGCGAGCCATGATGCGGGCTGCTGGCGCCTGCCCGATGGCGACGCCTTTTACGCCGCCGCCGCCGAAGCGGCGACCACGACCCGGCTGACCGGCGATGAAATCCATCAGCTGGGCTTGGCGCAGGTCGCGGAGATCAGTGCGCGGATCGACACGATCCTCAAGGGCGAAGGGATGAGCCAGGGCAGCGTCGGCGATCGACTGGTGGCGCTCAACAAGCGCCCCGATCAGCTCTTCCCCAACACTGATCCGGGCCGCGAAGCGCTGCTGGCGCAACTCAACAGCCAGATCGTCGCGATGCAAAAGCGCCTGCCCGACGCGTTCAACACCGTGCCCAAGGCGCCGGTGGAGGTTCGCCGCGTGCCGGTGACGATCCAGGCGGGCGCGCCCGGCGGCTATTACCAGAACGCCTCGCTCGACGGGTCGCGCCCCGCCATCTACTTCATCAACCTGCGCGACACGTTCGACCGGCCGAAATTCGGCCTGGCAACGCTCACCCATCATGAAGCGGTGCCGGGGCACCACTTGCAGGTCACCGTAGCACTGGAGTCCGACTCCATCCCCATGATCCGCCGCCGCGGCTTCTACAGCGGCTACTCCGAAGGCTGGGCGCTCTATTCGGAACAATTGGCCGACGAAATGGGCATGTATGACGGCGATCCGCTCGGCCAGGTCGGCTATCTCCAGTCGCTCCTGTTCCGCGCCACCCGTCTGGTGGTAGACAGCGGCATGCACGCCAAGCGCTGGAGCCGCGAGAAAGCGACCGATTACCTCATCGCCACCACCGGCATCGCCCGCGGCCGCAGCCAGGGCGAGATCGACCGCTACACCGTCTGGCCGGGTCAGGCGTGCAGCTACAAGATCGGCCATACGGTCTGGACGCAACTGCGCGACGAGGTGAAGGCGAAGCAGGGCGCGAAGTTCGACCTCAAGGCATTTCACGAAGTGCTGACGCTGGGCGCGATGCCGCTCGACATATTGAAGCAGACGGTGCGGCAGCGGATGGGGATCGCGTAA
- a CDS encoding argininosuccinate lyase: MKAIAIFLGACALSFAAPALAGDQDFTLFNRTGYDIAEVYVSPAKSKAWGDDVMEDEVLEDAHSVPITFKAKNAICNYDLKVIFTDGDEAYWTNFDLCTISKIQIFWNQKTQKATAKWE; this comes from the coding sequence ATGAAAGCGATTGCCATATTTCTGGGCGCCTGCGCCCTGTCCTTTGCTGCGCCTGCGCTTGCTGGCGATCAGGACTTCACGCTGTTCAACCGCACCGGCTACGACATTGCCGAAGTCTATGTCTCGCCAGCCAAGTCCAAGGCCTGGGGCGACGATGTGATGGAGGATGAGGTGCTGGAAGATGCGCATTCCGTGCCGATCACCTTCAAGGCCAAGAACGCCATCTGCAATTATGACCTCAAGGTGATCTTCACCGACGGCGACGAAGCCTATTGGACGAATTTCGACCTCTGCACGATCAGCAAGATCCAGATTTTCTGGAACCAGAAGACGCAGAAGGCGACGGCCAAGTGGGAATGA
- a CDS encoding DUF488 domain-containing protein has product MQIFTIGYEGVTQPELIATLQDAGVRLLADVRAVPLSRRPGFSKNILAAGLREAGIDYVGLKALGTPAEGREAARKGQHARLADIYGRQLDLPEAIVQAEQLKDMAAEMPTALLCFERDPSGCHRSLLLDAILPDAERVDLFPG; this is encoded by the coding sequence ATGCAAATCTTCACCATCGGCTATGAAGGCGTAACCCAGCCCGAACTGATCGCGACGCTGCAAGACGCGGGCGTACGCCTGCTCGCCGATGTTCGCGCGGTGCCGCTGTCGCGGCGGCCCGGCTTTTCCAAGAATATCCTGGCCGCCGGGCTGCGCGAGGCGGGGATCGATTATGTCGGCCTCAAGGCGCTGGGCACGCCGGCCGAAGGGCGCGAAGCGGCGCGCAAGGGGCAGCATGCGCGGCTGGCCGACATCTATGGCCGCCAGCTCGATTTGCCGGAAGCGATCGTGCAGGCTGAGCAGTTGAAGGACATGGCGGCGGAAATGCCCACCGCCTTGCTCTGTTTCGAGCGTGATCCCAGCGGCTGTCATCGATCGCTGTTGCTCGACGCGATCCTGCCCGATGCGGAGCGGGTGGACCTGTTCCCCGGATAG
- the metH gene encoding methionine synthase, whose protein sequence is MTQKSTATFVNIGERTNVTGSAKFKKLIMAGDYAAAIDIAREQVENGAQIVDVNMDEGLLDAVEAMTTFLKLMTSEPDISRVPVMIDSSKWEVIEAGLKCVSGKPIVNSISMKEGEEAFLGHARKCMAYGAAAVIMAFDETGQADTKERKVEICERAYKLLMTIGFPPEDIIFDPNIFAVGTGIEEHNNYGVDFIEACREIKQRCPHVHISGGLSNFSFSFRGNEPVRRAMHSVFLYHAIPAGLDMAIVNAGQLDVYDAIDPALRQACEDVLLNRDPDAGERLVTLAESYRGKDAAVEKAAQEWRGWPVAKRLEHALVKGIDMYVVEDTEECRLSADKPIEVIEGPLMDGMNVVGDLFGAGKMFLPQVVKSARVMKKAVAHLLPYIEAAKEPGAKGKGKIIMATVKGDVHDIGKNIVGVVLQCNGFDVIDMGVMVPWQDIIKAANDHDADMIGLSGLITPSLDEMVTVAQEMQRANMVMPLLIGGATTSRVHTALRIDPAFTGPVVHVLDASRAVGVATALVSETQKDAFVAKTKDDYEHVRVARANKGQSALVSIEDARANAFEIDESLKAPRPRLPGVHRFPNWDLTDLVPYIDWTPFFRAWELAGNYPAILTDDVVGESASSLFADAQAMLDKIVKDKWLTARGVAGLWPCRRQGDDIIVHVEDEKHVTLPMLRQQIQKREGRANMCLADFISHDGDWMGGFAVSIHGIEPHLARFKNAIDDYSDILLKALADRLAEAFAERLHHYVRTALWGYAEGEQLTNEALIKEQYRGIRPAPGYPACPEHSLKPILFDMLDAHHATGATLTESFAMLPTAAVSGFYFGHAQAEYFGVARVGRDQLEDYAVRRGIDLETAERYLRPNLD, encoded by the coding sequence ATGACCCAGAAATCCACCGCCACTTTCGTCAATATCGGCGAACGCACCAACGTTACCGGTTCGGCCAAGTTCAAGAAGCTGATCATGGCGGGCGACTATGCCGCGGCGATCGACATTGCGCGCGAGCAGGTGGAGAATGGCGCGCAGATCGTCGACGTCAACATGGACGAAGGGTTGCTCGACGCGGTCGAGGCGATGACGACCTTCCTCAAGCTGATGACGTCGGAACCCGACATCAGCCGCGTGCCGGTGATGATCGACTCCTCGAAATGGGAGGTGATCGAGGCGGGGCTGAAATGCGTGTCCGGCAAGCCGATCGTCAATTCGATCAGCATGAAGGAGGGCGAGGAGGCCTTTTTGGGCCATGCGCGCAAATGCATGGCCTATGGTGCCGCCGCGGTCATCATGGCGTTCGATGAGACGGGCCAAGCGGACACGAAAGAGCGCAAGGTCGAGATTTGCGAGCGCGCCTACAAGCTGCTGATGACGATCGGCTTTCCGCCCGAGGACATCATCTTCGACCCCAATATCTTTGCCGTGGGGACGGGGATCGAGGAGCATAATAATTACGGCGTCGACTTCATCGAGGCGTGCCGCGAGATCAAGCAGCGCTGCCCGCATGTTCATATTTCGGGCGGGCTGTCGAACTTCTCCTTCTCCTTCCGCGGTAACGAGCCGGTGCGCCGGGCGATGCATTCGGTGTTCCTCTATCACGCCATCCCCGCCGGCCTCGACATGGCGATCGTCAATGCCGGGCAGCTGGACGTCTATGACGCGATCGACCCGGCGCTGCGCCAGGCGTGCGAGGATGTGCTGCTGAACCGCGATCCCGATGCGGGCGAGCGGCTGGTGACGCTGGCCGAAAGCTATCGCGGCAAGGATGCGGCGGTCGAAAAGGCGGCGCAGGAATGGCGCGGCTGGCCGGTCGCTAAGCGGCTGGAACATGCGCTGGTCAAGGGCATCGACATGTATGTGGTGGAGGATACGGAGGAATGCCGCCTGTCCGCCGACAAGCCCATCGAGGTGATCGAAGGGCCGTTGATGGACGGCATGAACGTGGTCGGCGACCTGTTCGGCGCGGGCAAGATGTTCCTGCCCCAGGTCGTCAAATCCGCCCGCGTGATGAAGAAGGCGGTCGCGCACCTTTTGCCCTATATCGAGGCGGCCAAGGAACCGGGCGCCAAGGGCAAGGGCAAGATCATCATGGCGACGGTGAAGGGCGACGTCCATGACATCGGCAAGAATATCGTCGGCGTGGTCCTGCAATGCAACGGCTTCGACGTGATCGACATGGGCGTGATGGTGCCGTGGCAGGACATCATCAAAGCCGCGAACGATCATGATGCCGACATGATCGGCCTGTCGGGCCTTATCACCCCCTCGCTGGACGAGATGGTGACGGTGGCGCAGGAAATGCAGCGCGCCAACATGGTGATGCCGCTGCTGATCGGCGGGGCGACCACATCACGGGTGCATACCGCGCTGCGCATCGATCCGGCTTTCACCGGGCCGGTGGTGCATGTGCTGGACGCCAGCCGCGCGGTGGGCGTGGCGACCGCGCTCGTGTCCGAAACGCAGAAGGACGCCTTCGTCGCCAAGACCAAGGATGATTATGAGCATGTCCGCGTCGCCCGCGCCAATAAGGGGCAGAGCGCGCTGGTCAGCATCGAGGATGCACGGGCCAATGCGTTCGAGATCGACGAGAGCCTGAAGGCGCCGCGCCCGCGCCTGCCGGGCGTGCATCGTTTCCCGAACTGGGATCTGACCGATCTGGTGCCCTATATCGACTGGACCCCCTTCTTCCGCGCGTGGGAACTGGCGGGCAATTATCCCGCGATCCTGACCGACGACGTGGTGGGCGAAAGCGCAAGCAGCCTGTTCGCCGATGCGCAGGCGATGCTGGACAAGATCGTCAAGGACAAGTGGCTGACCGCGCGCGGCGTCGCAGGCCTGTGGCCGTGCCGCCGTCAGGGCGATGACATCATAGTCCATGTCGAGGATGAAAAGCATGTCACCCTGCCGATGCTGCGCCAGCAGATCCAGAAGCGGGAAGGGCGGGCGAACATGTGCCTGGCCGATTTCATCAGCCATGACGGCGACTGGATGGGCGGGTTCGCCGTGTCGATCCACGGCATCGAACCGCATCTCGCGCGCTTCAAGAACGCGATCGATGACTATTCGGACATTCTTTTGAAGGCGCTGGCCGATCGTCTGGCCGAAGCCTTTGCCGAGCGGCTGCACCATTATGTTCGCACCGCGCTATGGGGCTATGCCGAGGGCGAGCAGCTGACCAACGAGGCGCTGATCAAGGAGCAATATCGCGGTATCCGCCCGGCGCCCGGCTACCCCGCCTGCCCGGAACATAGTTTGAAGCCGATCCTGTTCGACATGCTGGACGCGCATCATGCCACCGGCGCGACGCTGACCGAGAGTTTCGCGATGCTGCCGACGGCGGCGGTCAGCGGCTTTTATTTCGGCCATGCGCAGGCGGAATATTTCGGCGTGGCGCGGGTCGGGCGCGACCAGCTGGAGGACTATGCGGTCCGTCGCGGGATCGACCTGGAGACGGCGGAACGCTATTTGCGGCCGAATTTGGATTGA